A section of the Methanobacterium formicicum DSM 3637 genome encodes:
- the pth2 gene encoding peptidyl-tRNA hydrolase Pth2 encodes MKQVIVMRADLKMSKGKLAAQACHASLGAYKKADERVIREWELEGGKKVVVQVKSQEELFEVYQLVKAAEIPSFLVTDAGHTELPPSTVTGLGIGPEKDEKIDKITQDLKLLK; translated from the coding sequence ATGAAACAAGTTATTGTAATGAGAGCAGATCTGAAAATGAGTAAGGGTAAATTAGCCGCCCAGGCGTGTCATGCAAGTTTAGGAGCTTATAAAAAGGCTGATGAACGAGTTATAAGAGAATGGGAATTGGAAGGCGGGAAAAAAGTCGTTGTTCAGGTAAAAAGCCAGGAAGAACTATTTGAAGTCTACCAACTGGTAAAAGCAGCTGAAATTCCCAGTTTCCTGGTAACCGATGCAGGACACACTGAACTTCCACCATCCACAGTAACCGGTCTGGGAATAGGGCCCGAAAAGGATGAAAAAATAGATAAAATAACTCAGGATCTGAAGTTACTCAAATAA
- a CDS encoding delta 1-pyrroline-5-carboxylate synthetase, protein MEWVVKIGGSLFPHYSINLAQELLGEDVLIICGGGQLANQIREYHHELNFSPTASHKTAILCMDILGMLLADKVKGAEAVRSLEKAKKVLNEGKLPVLIPSMILEYLDPLEHSWRVTSDSISLYLSDLLDAKLLITTDVDGIYTHRPSMDGAQFIKEISAKKLLNFGETSLDESFAELLLKYKTSTYVVNGKHPERVLAILDGRSSINTFIGGD, encoded by the coding sequence ATGGAATGGGTGGTTAAGATCGGTGGAAGTCTTTTTCCCCACTATTCAATCAATCTAGCTCAGGAACTGTTAGGTGAAGATGTTCTGATAATCTGTGGAGGTGGCCAGCTGGCCAACCAGATCAGGGAATACCACCATGAATTGAATTTTTCCCCCACGGCCAGTCATAAAACTGCTATTTTATGTATGGATATTTTGGGAATGCTCCTGGCTGATAAGGTTAAAGGAGCAGAGGCGGTCAGATCGTTAGAAAAAGCCAAAAAAGTCCTAAATGAGGGAAAATTACCTGTTCTAATCCCATCAATGATCCTTGAATATCTTGATCCACTGGAACACTCCTGGAGGGTAACCTCTGATTCCATTTCATTATACCTATCAGATCTGCTTGATGCGAAACTATTAATAACCACGGATGTAGATGGTATATACACACATAGACCATCAATGGATGGCGCCCAATTCATCAAGGAAATTAGTGCAAAAAAACTTCTAAATTTTGGTGAAACATCACTAGATGAGAGCTTTGCTGAGCTTTTACTTAAATATAAAACCAGCACTTATGTTGTTAATGGCAAACACCCCGAGAGGGTTCTGGCCATATTAGACGGGCGAAGCTCTATAAACACGTTTATCGGAGGAGATTGA
- a CDS encoding zinc finger domain-containing protein, whose translation MEKIECTSCKQEISPVETYVKFECPECEEILYRCQKCRTFGHLYQCKCGFKGP comes from the coding sequence ATGGAAAAAATAGAATGCACCTCATGCAAACAAGAAATATCACCTGTAGAAACTTATGTAAAATTTGAATGTCCTGAATGTGAAGAAATACTGTACCGCTGCCAGAAATGCCGAACTTTCGGCCATCTTTACCAGTGCAAGTGCGGATTTAAAGGCCCATAA
- a CDS encoding elongation factor 1-beta, which translates to MGEVVATIKLMPESPEVDLAQLNEKVSQSIPEGTELHKIEEEPIAFGLVALNVTVVVDDGEGGTEKAEEIFAQIDDVASVEVVDVRRLM; encoded by the coding sequence ATGGGAGAAGTAGTTGCAACCATAAAATTAATGCCAGAAAGTCCCGAAGTGGATCTTGCTCAGTTAAATGAAAAAGTTTCTCAATCAATACCTGAAGGAACTGAGTTACACAAAATAGAAGAAGAGCCAATAGCTTTTGGTCTGGTAGCTCTCAATGTAACAGTAGTGGTTGATGATGGTGAAGGTGGAACAGAAAAAGCTGAAGAAATCTTTGCCCAGATCGACGATGTTGCCAGTGTAGAAGTTGTTGACGTACGCCGGTTAATGTAA
- a CDS encoding tripartite tricarboxylate transporter permease → MFDILLACIIGVSCGVVTGLIPGIHVNTVGAFVFSASPFLLYSYSPEVLAVFLLSMSISHALMEFIPSMFLGVPEEGTVLSVMPGHHLLLQGRGKEAIRLVSLGGFGAMITTILLLPLFMAGLPPLYGFLKPYIWIILSVVVVYMLIRLSRDWNSLIWSSILFLFSGIMGWTALNSPLSSSVSLLCLFSGLFGVSTMLFSLSQKSVLPPQNRHHHLEIDGDIIRGIFAGGIAGSILGFLPGMGPAQGSLLAQELSGSSDAGSEREGFLVAMSGVNVSDALFSLIAIYLIGNPRSGIAVYVNQLLQGLDFNHLLIMIFSSVTAVSISLVLCIKLGDWFSHSIEKINYEKLSWVVIIFMSFLVVLFGVMEHANLLFVMVTYVTSIALGLLPHYLDINKSNLMGVLIVPAIVVYMGMG, encoded by the coding sequence GTGTTTGATATTTTATTGGCCTGTATTATTGGAGTTTCATGTGGTGTTGTCACTGGTTTAATTCCGGGAATTCATGTAAACACCGTTGGGGCATTTGTTTTTTCAGCATCACCCTTTCTACTTTACTCCTATTCGCCGGAAGTTCTGGCGGTTTTTTTATTATCCATGTCCATTTCCCATGCCCTAATGGAGTTCATCCCTTCCATGTTTTTGGGAGTGCCTGAAGAAGGAACTGTGCTTTCAGTTATGCCTGGACACCATCTCTTACTTCAAGGAAGGGGAAAGGAAGCCATACGCCTGGTTTCACTGGGTGGTTTTGGGGCCATGATCACAACCATCCTTCTTTTACCACTGTTCATGGCGGGATTACCTCCATTATATGGATTTTTAAAGCCTTATATCTGGATTATACTGTCAGTGGTGGTGGTCTACATGTTAATACGCCTTAGCAGGGATTGGAATTCATTGATATGGTCTTCAATTTTATTTCTTTTTTCAGGGATCATGGGATGGACTGCCCTGAATTCCCCATTATCTTCAAGTGTTTCGCTTTTATGCCTGTTTTCAGGCCTTTTTGGGGTAAGTACCATGCTTTTTAGTCTTTCCCAGAAATCGGTCTTACCTCCCCAAAACCGGCACCACCACCTTGAAATTGATGGAGATATTATTCGGGGGATATTCGCTGGAGGAATTGCCGGAAGTATCCTGGGATTTTTACCGGGAATGGGACCGGCACAGGGAAGTCTTCTGGCCCAGGAATTGAGTGGCAGCTCAGATGCCGGGAGCGAAAGAGAGGGATTTTTAGTGGCCATGAGTGGGGTAAATGTATCAGATGCGTTATTTTCCCTGATAGCAATCTACTTAATTGGTAACCCCCGTAGTGGAATCGCAGTTTACGTGAACCAGCTGTTACAGGGATTGGATTTCAATCATCTCCTGATCATGATATTTTCATCTGTAACTGCAGTGTCCATCTCACTGGTGCTTTGCATAAAATTAGGGGACTGGTTCAGCCATTCAATAGAAAAAATAAATTATGAAAAACTATCTTGGGTGGTTATAATCTTTATGAGCTTTCTGGTGGTTCTTTTTGGAGTGATGGAACATGCAAACCTCCTTTTTGTCATGGTAACCTACGTGACTTCAATCGCTCTGGGATTACTCCCCCATTACCTGGATATTAACAAATCCAACCTTATGGGTGTTTTAATTGTCCCTGCAATTGTGGTTTACATGGGAATGGGTTAA
- a CDS encoding 50S ribosomal protein L11 methyltransferase — protein MDIKCRCNQECIKKPPAVLDEIGYIYSPCDNCPEWNFKKFKPFIEQMDPNQKIDANWGRCSCGRRHLDLVIAQILMIMQEEGLKNEKTTLRNTCIPLITPAYPLQHAPYLSKDTLVVLSPDFNEKCATRVLVEVPEVKGVLKGDIKDTVGIKDNELSSNEYRLLAGCDMRCDLVQTSEGTLLIYKHQGEIHIEFPQPVSPKISTLNKVMSKYENPKVLDCTCGPGTLGIAALKKGASRVVFNDLWYPAARTTALNLEVNGFPVDFYDCKKGLIARGKSCDVYCLNVNELASVLEEKFDICLVDTFPGVDTTTFTEAVMDLCEEIVII, from the coding sequence ATGGACATAAAGTGCAGATGCAACCAAGAATGTATAAAAAAACCTCCTGCAGTCTTAGATGAAATTGGATATATTTATTCTCCCTGTGATAACTGTCCAGAATGGAATTTCAAGAAGTTCAAACCATTCATTGAACAGATGGATCCTAATCAAAAGATAGATGCAAACTGGGGAAGATGTTCCTGTGGTCGTCGCCACCTGGACCTGGTAATAGCTCAAATCTTAATGATCATGCAGGAAGAAGGATTGAAAAATGAAAAAACTACCCTTAGAAATACATGCATCCCCTTAATAACACCTGCATATCCACTTCAACATGCCCCCTACCTTTCAAAGGACACTTTAGTAGTATTATCCCCTGATTTCAATGAGAAATGTGCAACACGAGTGCTGGTAGAAGTTCCTGAAGTTAAAGGCGTGCTTAAAGGAGATATTAAAGACACCGTTGGAATTAAAGACAATGAATTATCATCAAATGAATATAGGCTCCTTGCTGGCTGTGATATGCGCTGTGACCTGGTGCAAACCTCTGAAGGGACTCTCCTCATCTACAAACATCAGGGTGAAATACATATAGAATTTCCTCAACCAGTATCTCCCAAAATTTCCACCCTAAATAAAGTGATGAGTAAATATGAAAATCCCAAAGTTTTAGACTGCACCTGCGGTCCTGGAACCTTGGGAATCGCAGCTCTTAAGAAAGGTGCCAGTAGAGTGGTTTTCAATGACCTCTGGTATCCTGCTGCCCGCACTACTGCCCTTAATCTGGAAGTTAATGGGTTTCCAGTAGACTTTTATGACTGCAAAAAGGGACTCATAGCACGGGGCAAATCATGTGATGTGTACTGCCTGAATGTGAATGAACTAGCATCGGTTTTAGAGGAAAAATTTGACATCTGTCTGGTGGATACCTTCCCAGGAGTAGACACCACCACATTTACCGAAGCTGTGATGGATCTTTGTGAAGAAATTGTGATTATTTAA
- a CDS encoding CpaF family protein, whose translation MKDKRKEILKDLLGEFGSDDDHDDDLAEEDEYPLPREKKVASVVEKAPEEEEEFTLDKIMKKTPKRKKKVRKSSDGLKAEIIEEGLIPKYNVSVPHFSDKEELIFNEVREKLVEVAVAQGEEFNIDEESFIGEVKQFLRTRGVRDVERLATQISQVMLGYGKLDPMIKDDDLEEIMVIGTGSKVFVYHRKIGMMVTNVVFESDDDIRAIIDVIARQVNRRIDQQTPILDARLKDGSRVNATLPPVSADGPTLTIRKFRKDPLTVVDLINFKTMSSHLAGFLWLCTDGMGVKPCNAIIAGGTGSGKTTTLNTIAAFVPPRERIITIEDTLELQLPHSHVLRMETRPPNIEGKGELTMDTLVKNSLRQRPDRVIVGEVRGSEAITLFTALNTGHSGMGTLHSNTARETITRLINSPMSVPNIMIPALDFIIMQNRMYRAEGGSLRRVTEVAEVVGMEEGNVQLNRVFEWNNVTDKVEYVGIASQTLREMAEMRGVSITEIEEEIEKRRLVLEYLADNNIRSIEEVGRCVNSYYKDPDEMMDRIL comes from the coding sequence ATGAAGGACAAACGTAAGGAAATACTGAAGGACCTTCTGGGGGAATTTGGTTCTGACGACGATCATGATGATGATTTAGCCGAAGAAGATGAATATCCTTTACCCCGTGAGAAGAAGGTGGCTTCGGTTGTGGAAAAAGCTCCGGAAGAGGAAGAAGAATTCACCTTAGATAAAATAATGAAGAAGACACCTAAACGTAAAAAAAAGGTTAGGAAATCTTCTGACGGGTTAAAGGCTGAAATAATAGAGGAAGGTCTGATTCCAAAATACAACGTGAGTGTCCCTCATTTTTCAGATAAGGAAGAACTGATTTTCAATGAAGTCCGGGAGAAACTGGTGGAAGTTGCTGTTGCCCAGGGTGAAGAATTTAATATTGACGAAGAATCATTCATTGGAGAAGTTAAACAATTCTTAAGGACCAGGGGAGTTCGAGATGTGGAAAGACTGGCCACACAGATCTCCCAGGTAATGCTGGGGTACGGAAAACTGGATCCCATGATCAAAGACGATGATCTAGAAGAGATAATGGTCATTGGTACTGGTAGCAAGGTGTTTGTTTACCACCGTAAAATTGGGATGATGGTCACCAACGTGGTTTTTGAATCTGATGATGATATAAGAGCCATAATAGATGTTATTGCCCGGCAGGTGAACCGTCGTATTGACCAGCAGACTCCCATACTGGATGCCCGTCTTAAAGATGGTTCCAGGGTTAATGCTACCCTACCACCTGTTTCTGCTGATGGACCCACTCTGACCATCAGGAAATTTAGGAAAGACCCACTCACTGTAGTGGATTTAATCAACTTCAAAACCATGTCCTCCCACCTGGCAGGTTTCCTGTGGCTTTGTACCGATGGTATGGGTGTAAAACCATGTAACGCTATTATTGCCGGGGGTACTGGTTCCGGTAAAACCACCACCCTGAACACCATTGCCGCCTTTGTGCCTCCCAGAGAGCGTATTATAACCATTGAAGATACTCTGGAATTGCAGTTACCTCACTCTCACGTTCTGCGTATGGAAACCCGCCCCCCTAACATTGAAGGTAAGGGTGAACTTACCATGGACACCCTGGTAAAGAACTCCCTCCGTCAGAGGCCGGACAGAGTAATTGTTGGTGAAGTTCGTGGATCAGAGGCCATAACACTCTTCACAGCATTAAACACAGGTCACTCAGGAATGGGAACCCTTCACTCCAACACTGCCCGAGAAACCATCACTCGTTTGATAAACTCGCCTATGAGCGTACCTAACATCATGATCCCTGCTCTGGATTTCATTATCATGCAGAACAGGATGTACCGTGCAGAAGGAGGATCACTAAGGCGTGTCACTGAAGTTGCAGAAGTTGTGGGGATGGAAGAGGGAAATGTACAGCTAAACCGCGTGTTTGAGTGGAATAACGTCACTGATAAAGTGGAATATGTGGGAATTGCCAGTCAAACCCTCCGTGAAATGGCAGAAATGAGGGGTGTGAGCATTACCGAAATCGAAGAGGAAATAGAAAAAAGAAGACTGGTACTGGAGTACCTGGCCGATAACAACATCCGTTCCATTGAAGAAGTAGGTCGCTGTGTGAATAGTTACTACAAAGATCCAGATGAAATGATGGATAGAATACTATAA
- a CDS encoding type II secretion system F family protein: MVFGGIKKVFNRIGNLTVNSSQKVGGGVQKVGEGVQKPVKRIREVERPKISRPTIKRESQTDLSTFEPSKSASKTQSPRKVIKKMGMEKDEIEIFRDLIDQKYERKEKPEDEDKAKKTAVQKASLEELLKEEEKTGLDPKLILIMGVLAFAVIFTVIVVLGFGVEIGLVFGIIILLMTMFIVYMPKIKLGGRSTAASRELPFALRQMATELRAGIGLHDSMRSVAMSGYGPLSEEFARALEEIKYGETTEKALVDMSERINSEGLTRAIYQITRTLSSGGDLAKTLSVIADDTAYEMRMKLKDYAQKLNSFTMIYMFVAILGPVITMIMLIAASTVMGPIVPPMLLIIMYLFLFPAIVAFMAFMIKRLEPKV, from the coding sequence ATGGTCTTTGGCGGCATTAAAAAGGTCTTCAACCGTATAGGAAATTTAACGGTTAACTCCAGCCAGAAAGTGGGTGGAGGTGTTCAGAAGGTCGGTGAAGGGGTTCAAAAGCCAGTTAAACGGATTCGGGAAGTTGAAAGGCCTAAAATTTCAAGGCCAACCATTAAACGAGAATCTCAAACTGATTTAAGTACATTTGAACCTTCTAAATCTGCTTCTAAGACTCAATCTCCCCGCAAAGTCATTAAAAAGATGGGCATGGAAAAGGATGAAATTGAAATTTTCAGGGACCTAATTGACCAGAAGTATGAACGGAAAGAAAAACCTGAAGATGAAGATAAAGCCAAAAAAACAGCGGTACAGAAAGCTTCTCTGGAAGAACTCCTGAAAGAGGAAGAAAAAACAGGTCTTGATCCAAAACTCATTTTAATAATGGGTGTACTTGCGTTTGCAGTTATCTTCACAGTTATAGTGGTACTGGGATTCGGGGTGGAGATCGGACTGGTCTTTGGTATCATCATCCTGCTGATGACCATGTTCATTGTATACATGCCCAAAATCAAACTTGGAGGTCGTTCTACTGCAGCTTCAAGAGAGCTACCTTTTGCTCTAAGACAAATGGCCACAGAATTAAGGGCAGGAATAGGTCTACACGATAGTATGCGTTCTGTAGCTATGTCTGGGTACGGTCCTTTATCTGAAGAATTTGCCAGAGCCCTGGAAGAAATAAAATACGGAGAAACCACTGAAAAAGCTCTGGTGGATATGAGTGAGAGAATCAACTCTGAAGGTTTAACCAGGGCAATATACCAGATCACTCGAACCCTGTCCAGTGGAGGGGATCTGGCCAAAACACTGAGTGTAATTGCCGATGATACTGCCTACGAAATGAGAATGAAACTCAAGGATTACGCCCAGAAACTCAACTCTTTCACCATGATCTACATGTTTGTGGCCATACTGGGTCCAGTTATTACCATGATCATGTTGATTGCCGCTTCTACAGTTATGGGGCCAATTGTGCCACCTATGCTACTTATAATAATGTATTTATTCCTATTCCCGGCTATTGTGGCTTTCATGGCATTTATGATAAAAAGACTGGAACCAAAGGTATAA
- the cdhA gene encoding CO dehydrogenase/acetyl-CoA synthase complex subunit alpha produces the protein MIVVAPKQKSKLKDFKDDFWKTKDVKISLGEIASIDEIAEEKREVESSRVEGPTPKPNITDLRSWDMKLMGRYEPFYAPFCDMCCLCTFGKCDLTNKKGACGIDAAAQQARMVLLASCIGSACHSGHSRHLVDHLIEEFGADQPIDMGMNIDIQAPIMMTVLGKTPKKLGDLKEAMDYLEEQMIHLLSSCHTGQEGKSIDFESKALHAGLMDNLGMEIGDIAQIAALNLPKGDEDAPLIELGVGTIDAEKPVVLCIGHNVLPGAGIMDYMDETGQEEDLEVCGICCAAIDISRYNPQAKVVGPISKQLKFVRSGVADVIVVDEQCVRTDVLEEAQAKNTAVIATTDKICLGLPDLTNEDSDRIVSKLVNKEIEGALILDPAKVGEVAVKTAKILSPERKTLKMLPDLDEVQKLASECTECGWCVRVCPNGQPMMDAVVKASEGDFSKFEELYTNDICYTCGRCEQECERDLPLMSMLAKVGEKLSKEEKFNIRAGRGPAQDVEIRRVGAPIVLGDIPGVIAFVGCSNYPNGGKEVAEMAKEFLERNYIVLTTGCGAMSIGEYRDEEGKTLYEQYSGEFDARGLVNMGSCVSNSHVVGATIKIANIFAKKPLEGNFEEIADYILNRVGACGVAWGAYSQKAAAIATGVNRWGIPVVLGPHGSKYRRLYLGRADQADSWKVKDLRTGEVMEGEPAPEHLLYAAETKEEALPVIAKLCIRPTDTAKGRQIKLNNYMDLYKRYFGELPPDIHLFVRTEKDIPITYKKDVQNILKEVGWEPRKVAQEPSLMGMDGD, from the coding sequence GTGATTGTTGTGGCACCTAAACAAAAGTCTAAACTAAAAGATTTTAAAGATGATTTTTGGAAAACCAAGGATGTTAAAATTTCCCTTGGCGAAATTGCTTCCATTGATGAAATTGCTGAAGAAAAAAGGGAAGTAGAGAGTTCCAGAGTTGAGGGACCTACTCCCAAACCTAATATAACTGATCTAAGATCATGGGACATGAAGTTAATGGGTAGATACGAGCCGTTCTATGCTCCATTCTGTGATATGTGCTGTCTATGTACCTTTGGTAAGTGTGATTTAACCAATAAAAAAGGTGCATGTGGAATAGATGCAGCTGCTCAACAGGCCCGTATGGTTTTGTTGGCTAGCTGTATTGGTTCAGCATGTCACTCTGGCCACTCAAGGCATTTGGTTGATCATCTCATCGAAGAATTCGGTGCGGATCAGCCAATAGATATGGGTATGAACATCGATATTCAGGCACCCATCATGATGACTGTACTGGGTAAAACTCCCAAAAAACTTGGTGATTTAAAAGAAGCCATGGATTATCTGGAAGAACAAATGATACACCTCTTATCTTCCTGTCACACAGGACAAGAGGGAAAATCTATTGATTTCGAATCAAAAGCGCTCCATGCTGGACTGATGGATAATTTAGGTATGGAAATTGGAGACATTGCTCAAATAGCTGCTCTGAACTTACCTAAAGGGGATGAAGATGCTCCACTGATAGAACTTGGTGTTGGAACCATTGATGCAGAAAAACCAGTTGTATTATGTATAGGGCACAACGTGCTTCCTGGTGCAGGAATAATGGATTACATGGATGAAACTGGTCAGGAAGAAGACCTGGAAGTCTGTGGAATATGCTGTGCAGCCATTGATATCAGCAGATACAATCCACAGGCCAAAGTAGTGGGTCCCATATCCAAACAGCTCAAATTTGTGCGCAGTGGAGTGGCTGATGTTATAGTGGTTGATGAACAGTGTGTGCGTACCGATGTACTGGAAGAAGCCCAGGCTAAAAACACCGCAGTAATCGCCACCACAGATAAAATCTGTCTGGGACTACCAGACCTCACCAATGAGGATTCAGATAGAATTGTAAGTAAACTGGTCAACAAGGAAATAGAAGGGGCATTGATACTTGATCCGGCTAAAGTGGGAGAAGTAGCTGTAAAAACTGCTAAAATCCTATCTCCTGAACGAAAAACACTAAAAATGTTGCCAGATCTCGACGAAGTCCAGAAATTAGCCTCAGAATGTACAGAATGTGGTTGGTGTGTTAGAGTTTGCCCCAATGGCCAGCCTATGATGGACGCGGTTGTTAAAGCCAGTGAAGGTGATTTCTCCAAGTTTGAAGAGCTCTACACCAATGATATATGTTACACCTGTGGACGATGTGAACAGGAATGTGAAAGAGACCTTCCGCTAATGTCCATGCTGGCAAAAGTCGGAGAAAAACTTTCTAAAGAAGAAAAATTCAACATAAGGGCTGGAAGGGGACCTGCACAGGATGTTGAAATCCGTAGAGTGGGTGCACCCATAGTACTGGGGGACATACCAGGGGTTATTGCCTTTGTGGGATGTTCCAACTACCCTAATGGTGGAAAAGAAGTGGCTGAAATGGCCAAAGAATTCCTGGAACGGAACTACATTGTGTTAACCACTGGTTGTGGAGCCATGAGTATTGGAGAGTACCGGGATGAAGAAGGAAAAACACTTTATGAACAGTACAGTGGAGAGTTTGATGCCCGTGGTCTGGTTAACATGGGGTCATGTGTATCCAACTCCCATGTAGTGGGAGCCACCATCAAGATCGCCAATATATTCGCCAAAAAACCACTGGAAGGTAACTTCGAAGAAATTGCCGATTACATCTTAAACCGGGTGGGTGCCTGTGGAGTAGCCTGGGGAGCATACAGTCAAAAGGCCGCAGCAATCGCTACAGGAGTTAACCGCTGGGGAATACCAGTTGTACTGGGGCCCCATGGATCTAAATATCGTCGATTATACCTGGGAAGGGCAGATCAAGCCGACAGCTGGAAGGTCAAGGATCTGCGTACCGGGGAGGTTATGGAAGGAGAACCTGCACCGGAACACCTGCTCTATGCTGCTGAAACCAAAGAAGAAGCCCTACCAGTAATTGCTAAATTGTGCATCAGGCCTACTGACACTGCTAAAGGCAGACAAATCAAACTCAACAATTATATGGACCTTTACAAGCGTTACTTCGGTGAATTACCTCCAGATATTCATCTGTTTGTAAGAACTGAGAAAGATATTCCTATAACTTATAAAAAAGATGTTCAGAACATCCTGAAAGAAGTAGGATGGGAGCCCCGAAAAGTAGCTCAGGAACCTTCTTTAATGGGAATGGACGGTGATTAA
- the cdhB gene encoding CO dehydrogenase/acetyl-CoA synthase complex subunit epsilon has product MANERVIPWQPTVIAGPKQALLVTPETAELMIKKAKRPLLILGPLVKEDPVLSYATRIAEKWDLPVVTTADAYKSFKDKGLDPTAYGVVEIVNLLKDPEWQGVSGKGQHDLVIFLGCIYYIGSQGLSTLKHFAPYLKTLTICKFFHSNADASFPNMKDEEWFNYLEKMGKED; this is encoded by the coding sequence ATGGCTAATGAGAGAGTTATACCCTGGCAACCCACAGTAATTGCCGGACCAAAACAAGCATTACTGGTAACACCAGAAACTGCCGAGCTCATGATAAAAAAGGCTAAAAGACCTCTTTTAATTCTTGGGCCTCTGGTTAAAGAAGATCCAGTCCTTTCGTATGCTACCAGGATAGCAGAAAAATGGGATCTTCCGGTAGTTACCACAGCTGATGCCTATAAATCTTTTAAGGATAAAGGCCTCGATCCAACTGCTTATGGTGTGGTGGAGATTGTTAACCTTCTTAAAGACCCTGAATGGCAGGGGGTAAGTGGTAAAGGTCAACATGACCTGGTGATCTTCCTGGGATGTATATATTACATTGGTTCCCAGGGTCTATCAACACTCAAACACTTTGCACCTTACCTGAAGACATTGACTATCTGCAAATTCTTCCATTCCAATGCAGATGCATCATTCCCTAACATGAAAGATGAAGAATGGTTCAATTATCTTGAAAAAATGGGTAAAGAGGATTAA